The Zingiber officinale cultivar Zhangliang unplaced genomic scaffold, Zo_v1.1 ctg138, whole genome shotgun sequence genomic sequence TGATCCACGTTGCCAAGGTCGAGGCGCCCCCAGGTTATCCCGGGGGTCAGAGCGCCCGGACCAAGTCAACTTCTTGTTGATTttttcagtccgggtcttccgctccaggtttggtcgcttgggtgatttcgaccatccaaaatagggctcatccgaacccattttctggcattctcttcgagcaatcttctgctctggcttctcgtcccttagaaacaTCGTgcgctcccttctcgtccaccagcgtactcttccgcagcacctcttcCTTCGGACGCACTAAGCCCATCGATTCTCTCCCGTGCTATATTTCTCGTTAGTTgcgtctttcactcaacttcctgtgctcctaagttcttacacacttagacacaagatataaaaaacaaacatgacctaacttaactcgattaactacatcaaaactatctcggGATACTTACATAATAGGATCCCGAACTATTATCTTTTTACACCATATTAGGACCATGATATGACAAATCTTTTATGCAAATATCATACTCTTGTGGAATATGATCAATCACTCCAAAGGCTTGGTGCTATCCTAGGGTTCTAGGAATAGATAAAACCGTATTAGGGGGGACGGAAAGAGATAATGCTCCTGATTGAGATGATTGGGATGTAGATTGTCAAGAGGAGGATGAAGATTCATTTTATGATGTAGGACCTCCTGGAAAATTTGaatcaaatattttataacaCTTTTGAGCATAATGACCGCAGTTGAAACAAATATGGCAGCATCCTCTACCTTGGCCTCGACCCCGACCTCTACCTCCTCCATTATGATTTTGATAATCATGTTGCGAATGAGACTGATTGTGATGATCAGATTGTGGAGCTTTGCTAGTCACGTGTGCCGACAATGAAAGAGAATTTGACATCCTCTGAGATTGTGTCTGTAGAAGTCTTTCATGAGAGGATAATGTAAGtacccttgtatctaagtgtgtaggaacttaggagcacaggaagtcgagcgaaagacacagttagcgagaaggacgacacaggagaaagatgacgggctcgatgcgtttgagggatgagacactatggaagagtacgttggtggacaagaaggaggtgcgcggcgtttccaagggacgagaagccaaagcaaaaggttgctcgagaatgcCATAAAATGGGTTTGGTGAGCCTTACTCTGGATGACCTAAATCACCAAAGCGAGTGGAGCTAGAGCAGAAGACCtggacccaagcgagcggaaccggaatggaagacccggaccaaaagtcaacatttCAGTTGACtttggtccaggcgcttggaccccGAGGCAGCCCGGGGGCTCCCCCCCTCGGCAACGTCGTGGATAAAGTCCACAagggtccaagcgcctggacccaGTTCAGGCGCTCGAAATAAAGAGTTTATCCAAAGCCGAGTCGTCGCGATCTGTTGCaatgcggataaagttttatccacgtccatgcacctggaacccttctaggcgcctcgatcagggctataaatacaaccctgatcctaGTAGCTAAAAACAACATTGTAAACGATCTTTTTGCCGTTTAGTTGTATTCGAGTGTTTTAACTGCTGTAAAAGGCTTTTCTACTCGAAGaagatttgatagtgagctttcaacatcttggactagcaatcccctgattgtaaccaagtaaaatatttgtctcttctttctcttctttttaattccttttttaaTACAAGTGTTTTCTCTCCAAAGTTCGAGAAATGTGCGCTTTTGTTTTAGCATGGTAATTCATCGCCTCTTGCCGACCGCCAAAGTTCCAGCAGATAATTAACATACCGTGAAGTGTTTCAAACAACACTTAGCTTGATCCATGCGAATTGTAACACTAGGAACAAAGCTATCATACTGAGAGTCTAATCTTTAAGAACATACATCAATAGTTTAGGATCAGAGAATGAATATCCAATTGCAGCTAAGTTATTGGTGATGATCTTAACTAATTACATATAATCATTAATAGAAATATCTGCTTGTTACATAGACTATAATTGTAAATGAAGTTGGTGGAATGCAATAATTTTTTTCGTATATATgaaatttctaattttgattggatatcccaatataataataataataataattattattattattattattattattaaaatattgtaCTCGTACGAAttgttataaattttaaatttgaatattggcataattaaatatatattctgGGATAAATTAATTGAAACAATATACCGCGTTTATAATTTACGTGAATATTTAATCGACTATCTTATTAATATACTTAACAGAATTTAACCATAAActatcttaaattatttttttttccgtATTCTTCTACTGtcttattaaataaatagaatatACAATATAATATAGGTAAAATATAGCTAAAAATTGAACATCTAAGAATCCAAGGAACAACTTATATATAATCCTCACCAAATTATGGTAGTTATCCCAACTTCTTGTCATTAAACAATAAGGATTTCATTCCATCATTAAGCTCTATGCAATAATAATCATGCACAGCGGAGACTTCTTTGTGCACCGGAAAtgattttgactttttttttttagatactCCATATTTTACTATGGACTTCACTCCGCTGCTGAATTTAAAATTCCCTTTTCAAGGTTTATTGTTCACTTAATCATTGTTGAGAGCACAAAGTAAACGATGATGACAATAAAGCATGCAGAGACAAGAAAGGGTGCTAGTGCTACAAtgttaaaagaaaaggaagtctCACTCTcttgtttatttttctttccttctcGTTGTTAGAAGCAGTACTAAGATAGAATCTTGTTTTGAGCGTGAATCATTTTTCTTAAAGAAATTTTGCCCCCACTATATTACTATTGGATTTAGCGACAAATTTCCTCCAGGATATTCAAAACAACGTAGAATCTATAGACAGCAATTCTATAGATTCTCCCAAGACAAATTAGAGAAAAAGTGATTACCGAGAAAATGTTAAAAGGATATATATATAGTGAACAATGCAACCTTTGAAAAGGTTGTGGAGACACCTATTCATGAGCGGACACGTTAACTGTCACATCTGTtctccaaaaaattcaaaattaaattcatgttAAATTTACCAAGGTCACCAATTAAATACAACACACTTGATGCATATCCTTTAATAAGTCTATCAAACATCTTCattcttttcaatgtgggactaaacataTATCACTATTTCAACACTAGtttatagtaaaaaataataacGCTTATTTCAGATAATCTAGTATCATTACCCTCACTTAGGGATGTAATCGAGTCGAGTTGAATGTTTaagcttgactcgtttataattgaaccgagttcgagttttatttaatgaatatattcatgatTCACAAGCTTATTCGAATttttatcgaacctaaacgagcttaataaatataaataataaatttaaatatttattaaaaactaaattatatatttaaagaaaattataatattattattaaaatttataattttattctaataaataaatttaatatacttttctatatttttcataaatagagtgtagaatctataaattcaatatcaaaattattattttttttatttaaaagttgcttaatgagcttaacgaacgtgttcacgagctaacgagccgaatattgcgaAATTTGAGCttaatttgtttatcttaacgagcctcattaaacgagctcaaacgaatttttatcgaatcgagattCGAATAATTCGAGAGCGACttagttcatttacacccctacccTCACTAGATACAGAAGGATAACTCACAAAGAATCATACAAGGGATAAGATAATTTCTGCACCAGCTACAAATCGACTCGAGACTTATTATAACAACACAATCAACAACTGTTCCAATTATTCTTTCCTCAGGATAAAGAATAGAAGAGTAGTCCATTATTTTCTTGATGGATGCACGGGCAGAGTCGATAGCATCCGAACCCGTTAAGTTTGACAATCCGAAACCCTACAAACGCACCGGCCCGGCGTGCCGGTTTAAATCTTCCGACTCCGCTCCGATGTTCCGATGTTTCGAGGAGCTTCACCTCGGCGAATGCGGAGGGGCCAGCTCGCGTGCGGTGGTCGCCAGAAAGCGTAGGGCTTCTTCGCTGCTCTACCTCGTCGCCATCAGCGTCTCTCTCTCGCTGTCACGAAGCTGTGTGACCGACTGCAGAAACCCTAGGATCTCCGACTGCTCAGTGGTTTCCAGATAGGATGATCCTCCGGACCCCAGTCCCGAAGAAGAGAAGGCCTGAATCGGTCGTAGAAGACCTTCGTAGCCCTGTATCTGACCGCCGCCTTGTGCGCTACGAGGAACCTGGGCCAATAACAGCCGTCGAACCCTCCGATGAGATGGTCTGCACCTACCACTGCCGCCAGATGGTGAGCTCTCttgtcatctttttttttttgcactctGGATTAGGTTTCCCGTCATCTTTCAGTCCAACCGGATCTAGAAGTTCTGGCACGGAATAGGAGATGAAGAGAGGAAAAATGGTCGATTGCGTCAATGTTTCTTTGAAAAAATTGTGtgaattctgatttttttttttttgttaggatGGAAATCAATGTAGCTGGAATAGATCAGCATATGTTCTTAACTATATATGATCTTGGATTAATGTCCTTACATAGCATGTTAAAAATCATACTGGATATCAGTTGTGTTTCTGGTATTGAAATGCTGTGGTTGGATGGGcattgatttattttcttttaattaacagGCTAAGTTAGAGTTCATTGACTCAAAGTGGTGCTGTTCCTAACTCCCCATacatattctgattttttttctcttcttctttgattCTACATTGAACGACAAATGTTATTTTACTTGAACATAGATTTTTGCTAGTTCCCCTTGTAGGGCAATTGATTAGACCTGTACTGCATGCTAAGATATCTTTAAGTTGACTTCTATCTTCCTTTGATATCTTCAAGACATGTCCAGTTGTTGTGTGTTTAtgtaataaatcaatatacatcACAGTGCAACTCCATTTTATTAGCTGATGTATAATTTTCCTATCATTACTCTGGTATACATTTCCTGAAAATGAGTGACTTCGTACTTGTTACAGAAGATGAGAGGACCAAATTCTGAGATAGTATTTTATCATTGGAGCAAAAACTTGAGGTGTCAAAGGGGCGTGAACAAGCTTTGCAGGAGAGATTGTTGAAAGAAGTGGATGAATTCATGGAACGATATAAGGAATAAGTAAAACAATGCAATGAACTTGAGGTATGTTGCTACACTACTATAATATCACTCTTTCCCTTTCTCATGAACCTAATTTATTTGTTGACTTTGAGGTTCATATTTCATTCAATTCTAGGTTCCTCAATATCTGTATTTTACCATTATAATTATTACAATTATCTATATTGCTGGTCATTAGTAAATATAgagaaaatagtaaaaaaaaaattgcatataCTTTTATTAACTTAGATAAAAATTATGATAGAATTCCTAGAAAATTATCATGGTGAGATTTAGAGAAGtaagaaatatttagtaactATTATTAATATGATTTAATGCAGTTGCTATGTTAAAGCTTAATGGTAGcaggaaatataatttttaaaaaggatCTGATTACATGAGAGGAATTGTCAAGGGAAGATCGAGGTATACAATGGGCCTAGCTTAGTGGAGATGAATTGAATTTTTTTCTACCAATTGTTTTTTCCCGAAAAATTTGTCCACCAAAAATCAGGTTGACAAATCATTGTAGCAGCAAGAGCGATGAAAAATTACGTATATGCCTATTGTGGTCTTCATGCTTGGGAAGCTCGGCACTAACAAGTCATAGGAAATTTTATAATTCAGAATAAAAAAGTCCCAATATTTGAGATTGTAATTCAGAAACTATTGATTAATTTCTGTTTTGAAGGAAAAAAGATGAGAGACTAGTTCTTTTGCTATCATGGAGAGCATTCATAGATTTCATCctttctccttttttttattttcttctattgACTTTTTACAAAACATAGCTCATTTCATCTTTATGAAATCTCCTACTGATATCAAAATTCTTCCTCTTTGAGCTTCTCTACATCTAAAGTTTTGTTGTATATCAGAAAATCTATAATCTTTCTtatcattttttttgttattttctccACTCGTATAAGTATTATCATGTAGAAATGAACAATGATGTTGGTTTCAGGTCAACTCAGTAAAGAAGTTGATTCTCGCAAGAAAGCTGAATTGTCATATACATCAGCAAAAGAGAGAGCAACAGATTTAGAAGGGAGGCTTCAGAGATTATCTGACAGTGctgagagggagaaaaatattcTCAAGGAAAAACGTCAACATCTGCAAGATGATTCTAGCACTTGCAGAGGTTCTGTTGGTTTATGTTTAatgtcttgtattttatttttttatcctttTCCTAGCAGAGGTTCTGTTGCTTTCATGAGCATTTCATAAACGTCAATACATATTATTCATCTAATCATCTACTATTGCAATTCTGGATTATTTGTCTGTTTGTATTGCTTGATTCATCAATATTTTCCCCTTTAAGGTGTTACCTAGTTCCAAAGTGCCTCGACTTGTTTTACTAGAATTGAGGAGTCATTTTCTTCAAATTACTTTTCCTTTTTATATCTTAGTTTAATAAATGTTAAAGTTACAGACAAAGTGGACCAATACCGTGTTTTTCCCATATGTTAGTCATGTGTATAAGCTGTCAAAAGTAAGTTGAAGACTCTTTATGGAGCTTGCCGGTTTTGAGTTTTTTTGCACATTATGCTGATCAGCTAAATTACCTAATAAACTCTTTTACCACATTTATTCACTTCCTACCTTGCACATAAAAGGTTGTTATGGAATAATCACATTTGCTTTGTTTATTGACTTTTAAGTTTCATCTGGTTCTGATTTCAAACTTGGAATGCAGCCAATCTAATCCTAGTAACAACAAGTCAGACTCAATCTACATGTGCTGCCTGCAAGGTTCATCTATCTATCTACAGGCTTCAGAATGCGTTTTTGCTAGAAAGGAACACACAACAATGGATCTTCACATGGCTGTACGTGAAGTTACATTCTTGTGAAACTAGCAAATCATCCAGATTAGCAGGTGACTGCCACTCGATCCCACACTGGAACAGTCTCTGATAGCCTCTTTAGAATTGCCGACCGGATTCTTTCACTCTTGATATTCAACGAAACCCTTTCCAGACGCTCCAAGGGTTCATTGATTCTTGATGAAAAATTCTTCTCCCACTCATTGAAATCCTCATCATCACACGGTCTCTGATATCAAAATTAAAGATGATCAGTCAAGTAAAAGTTAATATAATGCTTTTTCGAAATCAGTATCCCAAATCCAAACCTTTTCGCTCTCAGTTAAAACGAGCGACTGCAGATTCGGCGTGCATCGAAGAAGATCAAATACGATGTCCAAGCTGAACTTTTCTGCCACATACATTTTGATCTTCAACTCCAGCAGTTTGCGAAAGATGGGAAACCCTCGGACCACGGCCTTATATTTTTCctgaaacaaacaaacaaaaatatatatgatcaGTATTATAACATCTTCATTAATCCTATTGTTCTAGGAGATCGAAGAAGAGCATAAATAAATTAACATACCAAGAATCTCGGAGTCGAGTCTGAAAGACATTTATCTGACAAAGTTACAGCTACCGTAGTCACATCGCATAGCGTCTGAGCAAATGTTCCAAAGCGCCAAATATTGTATAACCGAACAGAGGTCAAGCAGGGTGCTTCGACATGCAGGTGGGTTAAATTGACTTCAGGCTTTAGCATTAGATATTCGAGTTTCTGGCAGTTGATTTGGAGCTTGGATGGAGTAGGAATCAGAGTCAATCGGAGAAGATTTGGAGCTTCTATTCGAATGGGTCGGTGTGCGGCTCGGAAATATTTTGCACTCAATGTTAGTTCTTCCAAAACAGGACAGGCCGACAGCAGTTTCGCTAAACTCTCGTCATGAATAGCATTCTGGCCGAGTGAGAGGGAAAGTGTCTTGAGATTGCTCAATCTGAGGGAGATGACGGATTTGGAAAAGTTGAATAATGTGCCATTCTTACAGCCGACGACTTCCAAATCCAGGGATTCGAGCGACGGCCAATCGAACAGTTGGTCGTAAAAACAATCGCTGAGATACTGAAAGAAGAGCCGGAGGAGAGTCACGTGTCGGGCGTCGTGGGATTTGGCGTAGTCGACCATCGTGCAGACGAGGATGTCACGGCTCATGCAGGATTCACAATCGAAATCACAATTGAACGAGGGACAGATATATTTGATTCCTAGGTCAAAATTGCTGAGTCCGGAGAGGCGAAGACGAGAAGCAGATTTGTCGCCGCGGGAAGCGAAGAAGCGCTTGATCATGGTGGATTTTAGCTGGAGGTAGGAGAAGTCGATGACGGGGACGGAAGTCCAGACGTGGCGCCATCTGCGGGCCAGAACAGAGGTGCGGATGGAGTCGAGGGTGGGGAGGAAGGAGAGGATGTGGCTGAGAAGCTCGTCCGGGAGATTGCTCAGGTAGTCTTCCTCCCCTTTCGACGACAGCAAGCGCCGGCGaaaccggcggcggcggcggctgctCAAATCGTccatggagaagagaggaaggcaGGCGCGGCGGCGTTGGAGTCTAGGAGTGGTGGGGCGATCTCGAGTCGGccattatgtttctatttatagcAAAATATTTTGAGGTCGGAGTTGGATTTTTATGTGTTTACCATATCTGTTATGGCAAAATAacggaaaaaatagttttaacatatctgtttttttttctttttttgttatttttatgtTAATGTTATTAATGGGATAGATATATGGAAGGGGTGATGAAACGAGAATGCGCTATTAGTTGGATTTTCATATATCATAATaaattaatgatatattaatttattttttacgaGCTGAATCAATTACATATGATACGGGGAAGGTAATTGGACACTGACACATGATTAAAGTGATGGTCAAAATTAATAGAAAGGTTTTCTTCGATTGTAAATAGTTCCCGATTAAGGGTGGTGTTTAACTCTAGACCGTGTCTGATTTCGTGTGGTCCCTAACCTCAGACCGTCTCTGATATTATGTGGTCTATCACTCCAGATAGTCCTTGACTTTAAATGGTCTCCGGCTTAGACCCCTCGATTCTGTATGGTACTCTGTATGATCTCTG encodes the following:
- the LOC122036330 gene encoding F-box/LRR-repeat protein 25-like, which encodes MDDLSSRRRRRFRRRLLSSKGEEDYLSNLPDELLSHILSFLPTLDSIRTSVLARRWRHVWTSVPVIDFSYLQLKSTMIKRFFASRGDKSASRLRLSGLSNFDLGIKYICPSFNCDFDCESCMSRDILVCTMVDYAKSHDARHVTLLRLFFQYLSDCFYDQLFDWPSLESLDLEVVGCKNGTLFNFSKSVISLRLSNLKTLSLSLGQNAIHDESLAKLLSACPVLEELTLSAKYFRAAHRPIRIEAPNLLRLTLIPTPSKLQINCQKLEYLMLKPEVNLTHLHVEAPCLTSVRLYNIWRFGTFAQTLCDVTTVAVTLSDKCLSDSTPRFLEKYKAVVRGFPIFRKLLELKIKMYVAEKFSLDIVFDLLRCTPNLQSLVLTESEKRPCDDEDFNEWEKNFSSRINEPLERLERVSLNIKSERIRSAILKRLSETVPVWDRVAVTC